A stretch of Aeromicrobium tamlense DNA encodes these proteins:
- the atpA gene encoding F0F1 ATP synthase subunit alpha, translated as MTELSIRPEEIRDALQKFVSDYTPTQGEAEEVGVVASAADGIAQVEGLPSAMANELLEFEDGTLGLALNLDVREIGVVILGDFEGIEEGQKVKRTGEVLSVPVGEGYLGRVVDPLGTPIDGLGEIADLEGRRALELQAPNVMQRKSVHEPLMTGLKAIDSLTPVGRGQRQLIIGDRQTGKTAIAIDTIINQKEFWESGDPSKQVRCIYVGIGQKGSTIASVRGALEAAGALEYTTIVAAPASDSAGFKYLAPYTGSAIGQHWMYQGKHVLVIFDDLSKQAEAYRAVSLLLRRPPGREAYPGDVFYLHSRLLERCAKLSDDLGAGSMTGLPIIETKANDVSAYIPTNVISITDGQIFLQSDLFNANQRPAVDVGISVSRVGGSAMTKAMKAVTGSLKVELAQYRAMEAFAMFASDLDAASKAQLARGQRLMELFKQAQYNPFPMEQQVVSIWAATTGKLDAVPVNDVHRFEAEFLDYVKRSHSGVLDAIRESGKFEDSSAQTLDGAYDSFLDQFETSDGGSIKAGHEEFDALADEDVEQEQIVRQKRG; from the coding sequence ATGACTGAACTCTCGATTCGTCCGGAGGAGATCCGCGACGCGTTGCAGAAGTTCGTGTCGGATTACACCCCGACGCAGGGCGAGGCCGAAGAAGTCGGCGTCGTCGCGTCCGCGGCCGACGGCATCGCGCAGGTGGAGGGTCTTCCCTCGGCGATGGCCAACGAACTGCTCGAGTTCGAGGACGGCACCCTCGGTCTGGCGTTGAACCTCGACGTCCGCGAGATCGGTGTGGTCATCCTCGGTGACTTCGAGGGCATCGAAGAAGGCCAGAAGGTCAAGCGCACCGGCGAGGTCCTCTCGGTCCCCGTCGGCGAGGGCTACCTCGGCCGCGTCGTCGACCCGCTCGGCACGCCCATCGACGGCCTCGGCGAGATCGCTGACCTCGAGGGACGTCGTGCCCTCGAGCTCCAGGCGCCGAACGTCATGCAGCGCAAGAGCGTCCACGAGCCCCTGATGACCGGCCTGAAGGCGATCGACTCGCTGACCCCGGTCGGCCGTGGCCAGCGCCAGCTGATCATCGGCGACCGTCAGACCGGCAAGACCGCCATCGCGATCGACACGATCATCAACCAGAAGGAGTTCTGGGAGTCGGGCGATCCGAGCAAGCAGGTCCGCTGCATCTACGTCGGCATCGGCCAGAAGGGCTCGACCATCGCCTCCGTGCGCGGCGCGCTCGAGGCTGCCGGCGCCCTGGAGTACACCACGATCGTCGCAGCCCCCGCGTCGGACTCGGCCGGCTTCAAGTACCTCGCCCCGTACACCGGCTCGGCCATCGGCCAGCACTGGATGTACCAGGGCAAGCACGTCCTGGTGATCTTCGACGACCTGTCGAAGCAGGCCGAGGCGTACCGCGCCGTGTCGCTGCTGCTGCGCCGCCCGCCGGGCCGCGAGGCCTACCCGGGCGACGTCTTCTACCTGCACTCGCGGCTGCTCGAGCGTTGCGCCAAGCTCAGCGACGACCTGGGCGCGGGCTCGATGACCGGTCTGCCGATCATCGAGACGAAGGCCAACGACGTGTCGGCGTACATCCCGACCAACGTCATCTCGATCACCGACGGCCAGATCTTCCTGCAGTCGGACCTGTTCAACGCCAACCAGCGTCCCGCCGTGGACGTCGGCATCTCGGTCTCCCGCGTGGGCGGCTCGGCGATGACCAAGGCGATGAAGGCCGTCACCGGCTCGCTGAAGGTCGAGCTGGCCCAGTACCGCGCCATGGAGGCGTTCGCGATGTTCGCGTCCGACCTCGATGCCGCGTCGAAGGCCCAGCTCGCCCGTGGACAGCGCCTCATGGAGCTGTTCAAGCAGGCGCAGTACAACCCGTTCCCGATGGAGCAGCAGGTCGTCTCGATCTGGGCCGCCACCACGGGCAAGCTCGACGCCGTGCCCGTCAACGACGTGCACCGCTTCGAGGCCGAGTTCCTCGACTACGTCAAGCGCTCGCACTCCGGTGTCCTCGACGCGATCCGCGAGAGCGGCAAGTTCGAGGATTCGAGCGCCCAGACGCTCGACGGCGCGTACGACTCCTTCCTCGACCAGTTCGAGACCAGCGACGGTGGATCGATCAAGGCCGGCCACGAGGAGTTCGACGCACTCGCCGACGAGGACGTCGAGCAGGAGCAGATCGTCCGACAGAAGCGAGGCTGA
- a CDS encoding F0F1 ATP synthase subunit B, whose product MYSTILATAAEGEEHSPLMPILSEIVLAVVVFAILYFLIRKYVIPNFEQAYAERTAAIEGGIEEAQSAQKEAQAALEQYTAQLAEARHEAAAIREEAREQGAQIVVEMREQAQAESARIVSAAQAQIAAERQQAIAQLKSEVGGMATELAGRIVGESLADTDAQRRTVQRFIDELEGSAN is encoded by the coding sequence ATGTACTCCACGATTCTCGCCACGGCTGCCGAAGGCGAGGAACACAGCCCGCTGATGCCGATCCTCTCGGAGATCGTGCTGGCAGTGGTCGTCTTCGCGATCCTGTACTTCCTCATCCGGAAGTACGTCATTCCGAACTTCGAGCAGGCCTACGCCGAGCGCACGGCCGCCATCGAGGGCGGGATCGAGGAGGCGCAGTCGGCGCAGAAGGAAGCCCAGGCCGCGCTCGAGCAGTACACGGCGCAGCTGGCCGAGGCCCGGCACGAGGCCGCCGCCATCCGCGAGGAGGCGCGCGAGCAGGGCGCCCAGATCGTCGTCGAGATGCGCGAGCAGGCTCAGGCCGAGTCCGCGCGCATCGTCTCGGCGGCGCAGGCCCAGATCGCGGCCGAGCGCCAGCAGGCCATCGCGCAGCTGAAGTCCGAGGTCGGCGGCATGGCCACCGAGCTCGCGGGTCGCATCGTCGGTGAGTCCCTCGCCGACACCGATGCCCAGCGTCGCACGGTGCAGCGCTTCATCGACGAGCTCGAGGGGTCGGCGAACTGA
- the atpD gene encoding F0F1 ATP synthase subunit beta, protein MTATVEETTTDSAAVTGRVARVIGPVLDIEFPADQMPEIYNALLVDTEVAGTKETLTLEVAQHIGDGMVRAISLRPTDGVVRGTPVTDTREPISVPVGDQTLGKVFNTTGQVMNLAEGETWEVNERWGIHRKAPAFDQLESKTEMFQTGIKVIDLLTPYVLGGKIGLFGGAGVGKTVLIQEMIARVAKDHDGVSVFAGVGERTREGNDLIVEMEESGVLDKVALVFGQMDEPPGARLRVALSALTMAEYFRDVQNQDVLLFIDNIFRFTQAGSEVSTLLGRVPSAVGYQPTLADEMGVLQERITSTRGHSITSMQAIYVPADDYTDPAPATTFAHLDATTELSREIASLGIYPAVDPLTSTSRILDPRYIAADHYATANRVKGILQRNQELQDIIAILGVDELSEEDKTIVSRARRIQRFLSQNTYVAKQFTGIEGSTVPLDETIDAFTKICDGEYDHVAEQAFFMCGGLDDVDKKWAEIQKNL, encoded by the coding sequence ATGACTGCAACCGTCGAAGAGACCACCACCGACTCGGCCGCCGTGACCGGCCGCGTCGCCCGGGTCATCGGCCCGGTGCTCGACATCGAGTTCCCGGCCGACCAGATGCCGGAGATCTACAACGCCCTGCTGGTCGACACCGAGGTCGCCGGCACCAAGGAGACGCTGACCCTCGAGGTCGCGCAGCACATCGGCGACGGCATGGTCCGCGCGATCAGCCTGCGTCCCACCGACGGCGTCGTCCGCGGCACCCCCGTCACCGACACCCGCGAGCCGATCTCGGTTCCCGTCGGCGACCAGACCCTCGGCAAGGTCTTCAACACCACCGGACAGGTCATGAACCTGGCCGAGGGTGAGACCTGGGAGGTCAACGAGCGCTGGGGCATCCACCGCAAGGCTCCGGCCTTCGACCAGCTCGAGTCCAAGACCGAGATGTTCCAGACCGGCATCAAGGTCATCGACCTGCTGACGCCGTACGTGCTGGGCGGCAAGATCGGCCTGTTCGGTGGTGCCGGCGTCGGCAAGACCGTGCTGATCCAGGAGATGATCGCCCGCGTCGCCAAGGACCACGACGGCGTGTCGGTGTTCGCCGGCGTCGGCGAGCGCACCCGTGAGGGCAACGACCTCATCGTCGAGATGGAGGAGTCGGGCGTCCTCGACAAGGTGGCGCTGGTCTTCGGCCAGATGGACGAGCCGCCGGGAGCGCGTCTGCGCGTCGCCCTGTCGGCCCTGACGATGGCCGAGTACTTCCGCGACGTCCAGAACCAGGACGTGCTGCTGTTCATCGACAACATCTTCCGGTTCACCCAGGCCGGCTCCGAGGTCTCGACCCTGCTGGGTCGCGTCCCCTCGGCCGTGGGCTACCAGCCCACGCTGGCCGACGAGATGGGCGTGCTGCAGGAGCGGATCACCTCGACGCGTGGTCACTCGATCACCTCGATGCAGGCGATCTACGTGCCGGCCGACGACTACACCGACCCGGCCCCGGCCACGACGTTCGCCCACCTGGACGCCACGACCGAGCTGAGCCGTGAGATCGCGTCGCTGGGCATCTACCCGGCCGTGGACCCGCTGACCTCGACCTCGCGCATCCTGGACCCCCGCTACATCGCGGCGGACCACTACGCGACGGCCAACCGGGTCAAGGGCATCCTGCAGCGCAACCAGGAGCTCCAGGACATCATCGCGATCCTCGGTGTCGACGAGCTCAGCGAGGAGGACAAGACGATCGTCTCGCGCGCTCGTCGCATCCAGCGCTTCCTCTCGCAGAACACCTACGTGGCCAAGCAGTTCACCGGCATCGAGGGCTCGACCGTCCCGCTCGACGAGACGATCGACGCCTTCACCAAGATCTGTGACGGCGAGTACGACCACGTGGCCGAGCAGGCGTTCTTCATGTGCGGCGGTCTGGACGACGTCGACAAGAAGTGGGCCGAGATCCAGAAGAACCTCTGA
- the atpB gene encoding F0F1 ATP synthase subunit A, whose translation MTTAVLNAASDSEGYHAPGPASFDLPPVFSIGDFGVTKPMLLLVLSVPLIVGFFWAASKNKAVVPGKLQFAGEYVYGFVRNGVARDSIGSHDFMKFVPLLFSLFTFILVNNYFGLIPFLQFPSFSRFSFVLPLAALVWLVFNGVGVAKHGFLGYLKHVTVPGGISGPILVLIIPLEFLSTVLVRPVTLALRLFANLFAGHLLLILFATGAAYLILDSGNPWYIPVGALSFVLGIAVSFLELLVLFLQAYVFTLLTAMYIGGALADEH comes from the coding sequence GTGACGACCGCCGTGCTGAACGCCGCCTCGGACTCTGAGGGCTACCACGCCCCCGGGCCGGCCAGCTTCGACCTCCCTCCGGTCTTCTCGATCGGTGACTTCGGGGTCACCAAGCCGATGCTCCTGCTGGTCCTCTCGGTGCCGCTGATCGTCGGCTTCTTCTGGGCCGCCTCGAAGAACAAGGCCGTCGTCCCGGGCAAGCTGCAGTTCGCCGGCGAGTACGTCTACGGCTTCGTCCGCAACGGCGTCGCCCGGGACTCGATCGGCTCGCATGACTTCATGAAGTTCGTGCCCCTGCTGTTCTCGCTCTTCACCTTCATCCTGGTGAACAACTACTTCGGCCTCATCCCGTTCCTGCAGTTCCCGTCGTTCTCGCGCTTCAGCTTCGTGCTGCCGCTGGCGGCGCTCGTGTGGCTCGTCTTCAACGGCGTCGGCGTCGCGAAGCACGGCTTCCTCGGCTACCTCAAGCACGTCACGGTCCCCGGCGGCATCTCCGGCCCGATCCTCGTGCTGATCATCCCGCTCGAGTTCCTGTCCACCGTGCTGGTCCGACCGGTCACGTTGGCGCTTCGTCTCTTCGCCAACCTGTTCGCCGGCCACCTGCTGCTGATCCTCTTCGCGACCGGTGCGGCCTACCTGATCCTCGACTCCGGCAACCCCTGGTACATCCCGGTCGGCGCGCTGTCGTTCGTCCTGGGCATCGCCGTGAGCTTCCTCGAGCTGCTGGTCCTGTTCCTGCAGGCCTACGTCTTCACCCTGCTGACCGCCATGTACATCGGTGGGGCACTCGCCGACGAGCACTGA
- a CDS encoding protein meaA: protein MSVQPDRPWVMRTYAGHSSAAESNALYRRNLAKGQTGLSVAFDLPTQTGYDPDHVLSRGEVGKVGVPIPHLGAMRRLFEDIPLSEMNTSMTINATAMWLLAMYQVAAEEQGVDPSALAGTTQNDIIKEYLSRGTYVFPPEASLRLTTDMIAYTVANIPKWNPLNICSYHLQEAGATPVQELAFAMSTAIAVLDAVKDSGQVPDDQFEQVVGRISFFVNAGVRFVEEMCKMRAFGRLWEEITRDRYGVKDPKMRRFRYGVQVNSLGLTEAQPENNVQRIVLEMLGVTLSKNARARAVQLPAWNEALGLPRPWDQQWSLRLQQVLAYESDLLEYGDIFDGSHVIEAKVDELVEGAKAEMDRVQAMGGAVAAVVSGYMKQELVTSHAERRARIESGEMKVVGLNSFVETEPSPLTADLDTAIMVADPQAEANAIADVQQWRSQRDQAAVDAALEVVQQQAKTDQNLMAATLDAVRAGATVGEWSAALREVFGEYRAPTGVAGVSGVAEAGSELTAVREKVRQTGEELGGRLRFLVGKPGLDGHSNGAEQVAVRARDAGFEVIYQGIRLTPEQIVAAAVAEDVHVVGLSILSGSHMELVPDVQKGLADAGLTNVPIIVGGIIPDSDGRKLEAAGIAAVFTPKDFGMTDIMGRVVDEIRKANDLPV, encoded by the coding sequence ATGTCAGTGCAGCCTGATCGCCCGTGGGTGATGCGAACCTACGCCGGCCACAGCTCCGCAGCCGAGTCCAACGCCCTCTACCGGCGCAACCTGGCGAAGGGTCAGACCGGCCTCTCGGTCGCCTTCGACCTGCCGACGCAGACGGGCTACGACCCCGACCACGTGCTGTCGCGTGGTGAGGTCGGCAAGGTCGGCGTGCCGATCCCGCACCTGGGCGCCATGCGCCGCCTCTTCGAGGACATCCCGCTGTCGGAGATGAACACCTCGATGACCATCAACGCGACGGCCATGTGGCTGCTGGCGATGTACCAGGTGGCCGCCGAGGAGCAGGGCGTCGATCCCTCGGCCCTCGCCGGCACGACCCAGAACGACATCATCAAGGAGTACCTCTCCCGGGGCACCTACGTGTTCCCGCCCGAGGCCTCGCTGCGGCTGACCACCGACATGATCGCGTACACCGTCGCGAACATCCCGAAGTGGAACCCGCTCAACATCTGCAGCTACCACCTGCAGGAGGCGGGCGCGACGCCCGTGCAGGAGCTCGCCTTCGCGATGAGCACGGCCATCGCCGTCCTCGACGCGGTCAAGGACTCCGGCCAGGTGCCCGACGACCAGTTCGAGCAGGTCGTGGGTCGCATCTCCTTCTTCGTGAACGCCGGCGTGCGCTTCGTCGAGGAGATGTGCAAGATGCGCGCCTTCGGCCGTCTGTGGGAGGAGATCACCCGCGACCGCTACGGCGTCAAGGACCCGAAGATGCGTCGCTTCCGCTACGGCGTGCAGGTCAACTCGCTCGGCCTCACCGAGGCGCAGCCCGAGAACAACGTCCAGCGCATCGTGCTGGAGATGCTGGGCGTCACGCTCAGCAAGAACGCCCGCGCCCGCGCGGTGCAGCTGCCCGCCTGGAACGAGGCACTCGGCCTGCCGCGTCCGTGGGACCAGCAGTGGTCGCTGCGGCTCCAGCAGGTGCTGGCCTACGAGTCCGACCTGCTCGAGTACGGCGACATCTTCGACGGCTCGCACGTCATCGAGGCGAAGGTCGACGAGCTCGTCGAGGGCGCGAAGGCCGAGATGGACCGTGTCCAGGCGATGGGCGGCGCCGTTGCCGCGGTCGTCTCGGGCTACATGAAGCAGGAGCTGGTCACGTCGCACGCCGAGCGTCGCGCGCGCATCGAGTCCGGCGAGATGAAGGTCGTGGGACTCAACAGCTTCGTCGAGACCGAGCCGTCGCCGCTGACCGCCGACCTCGACACCGCGATCATGGTCGCCGACCCGCAGGCCGAGGCCAACGCGATCGCCGACGTGCAGCAGTGGCGCAGCCAGCGCGACCAGGCCGCCGTCGACGCTGCGCTCGAGGTCGTCCAGCAGCAGGCCAAGACCGACCAGAACCTCATGGCCGCCACCCTCGACGCCGTGCGCGCTGGCGCCACGGTGGGCGAGTGGTCCGCGGCGCTGCGCGAGGTCTTCGGCGAGTACCGGGCGCCCACGGGCGTGGCAGGGGTGAGTGGCGTGGCCGAGGCAGGATCCGAGCTGACCGCCGTGCGCGAGAAGGTGCGCCAGACCGGTGAGGAGCTGGGAGGCCGCCTGCGCTTCCTCGTCGGCAAGCCCGGCCTCGACGGGCACTCCAACGGCGCCGAGCAGGTGGCCGTGCGGGCGCGCGACGCCGGCTTCGAGGTCATCTACCAGGGCATCCGCCTGACGCCCGAGCAGATCGTGGCCGCCGCCGTGGCCGAGGACGTCCACGTGGTCGGCCTGTCGATCCTGTCCGGCTCGCACATGGAGCTGGTGCCCGACGTGCAGAAGGGCCTGGCCGACGCCGGCCTGACGAACGTGCCGATCATCGTCGGCGGCATCATCCCCGACTCCGACGGCCGCAAGCTCGAGGCGGCCGGCATCGCCGCGGTGTTCACGCCGAAGGACTTCGGCATGACCGACATCATGGGCCGCGTCGTCGACGAGATCCGCAAGGCCAACGACCTCCCCGTCTGA
- a CDS encoding DUF2550 domain-containing protein — translation MPLWLWLVDSLAIIVVLGLLFLVGLIARRRWIARQGVTFELSVNRGAEHSASGWVLGVAVYRDDAIDWYRTFSFSPRPRHRFERGGVLIEGRRDPEGAEAYALHDGHIVVRTENAAGIEQFALSPNSLTGLLSWLESSPPGRGVNNVL, via the coding sequence ATGCCGCTGTGGTTGTGGCTGGTCGACTCCCTCGCGATCATCGTCGTGCTGGGCCTGCTCTTCCTCGTCGGGCTCATCGCACGTCGTCGGTGGATCGCCCGGCAGGGCGTGACCTTCGAGCTGAGCGTGAATCGTGGCGCCGAGCACTCCGCCTCCGGCTGGGTGCTCGGCGTCGCGGTCTATCGTGACGACGCCATCGACTGGTATCGCACCTTCTCCTTCTCCCCGCGCCCGCGCCACCGGTTCGAGCGCGGCGGCGTCCTCATCGAGGGGCGCCGCGACCCCGAGGGCGCCGAGGCGTACGCCCTGCACGACGGCCACATCGTCGTGCGCACCGAGAACGCTGCCGGCATCGAGCAGTTCGCGCTGAGCCCGAACTCGCTAACCGGGTTGCTGTCGTGGCTGGAGTCATCGCCGCCCGGACGTGGCGTGAACAACGTCCTGTGA
- a CDS encoding cob(I)yrinic acid a,c-diamide adenosyltransferase encodes MVHLTRIYTRTGDDGTTNLVDFSRTSKNDVRLVVYADVDEANSQIGVALATGELDADVTAVLTHIQNDLFDLGSDVGNPIVDEPEYPPLRVEPDYVERLEQWCDRFNEATPKLDSFILPGGTMAAAQLHVARTVTRRAERAAWRAIEEHGDTVNPLVAKYLNRLSDLLFILGRYANRERGDVLWVPGGDRTGA; translated from the coding sequence ATGGTTCACCTGACGAGGATCTACACCAGGACCGGAGACGACGGGACCACCAATCTCGTCGACTTCTCGCGCACGTCGAAGAACGACGTGCGCTTGGTCGTCTACGCCGACGTCGACGAGGCGAACAGCCAGATCGGCGTGGCACTGGCCACCGGCGAGCTGGACGCCGACGTCACCGCCGTGCTGACGCACATCCAGAACGACCTGTTCGACCTCGGGTCCGACGTCGGAAACCCGATCGTCGATGAGCCCGAGTACCCGCCGCTGCGGGTGGAGCCCGACTACGTGGAGCGCCTCGAGCAGTGGTGCGACCGCTTCAACGAGGCGACGCCGAAGCTCGACTCGTTCATCCTCCCCGGCGGCACGATGGCCGCCGCGCAGCTGCACGTGGCCCGCACCGTCACCCGCCGTGCCGAGCGCGCAGCCTGGCGTGCCATCGAGGAGCACGGCGACACGGTCAACCCGCTCGTCGCGAAGTACCTCAACCGCCTCAGCGACCTGCTGTTCATCCTCGGTCGCTACGCGAACCGTGAGCGCGGCGACGTGCTCTGGGTTCCCGGCGGCGACCGCACCGGCGCCTGA
- a CDS encoding F0F1 ATP synthase subunit gamma translates to MAVSLREYRAKIRSTQSTKKITRAMELIAASRIIKAQQHAAAAAPYARELTRAVSALATYSNVDHVLTTENPDAKRAAILVVASDRGLAGAYASSVLKETEQLAERLRAEGKEVTYFLAGRKAESYFNFRQREFEKSWTGFSDKPTYDDARAIGDELIARGAEHETAEEAIDPAQAVDELFVVYTRFKSMLVQEPTAIRLFPLEIVEGEEAPEDSEVLPLYEFEPSAAEVLEAVLPKYLYSRIYSCLLQAAASELAARQKAMKSATDNAQDLIEKYTRLANQARQAGITQEISEIVGGANALAEASQSD, encoded by the coding sequence ATGGCTGTCTCACTCCGCGAGTACCGCGCGAAGATCAGGTCGACGCAGTCGACCAAGAAGATCACGCGTGCGATGGAGTTGATCGCCGCGTCGCGGATCATCAAGGCCCAGCAGCACGCGGCCGCGGCCGCACCGTACGCGCGAGAGCTCACGCGTGCGGTGTCGGCCCTGGCCACGTACTCCAACGTCGACCACGTGCTGACGACGGAGAACCCGGACGCGAAGCGGGCCGCCATCCTCGTGGTCGCCAGCGACCGCGGTCTGGCGGGCGCCTACGCGTCCAGCGTGCTGAAGGAGACCGAGCAGCTCGCCGAGCGCCTGCGCGCGGAGGGCAAGGAGGTCACGTACTTCCTGGCCGGCCGCAAGGCGGAGTCGTACTTCAACTTCCGCCAGCGTGAGTTCGAGAAGTCGTGGACCGGCTTCTCGGACAAGCCCACGTACGACGACGCGCGCGCGATCGGCGACGAGCTGATCGCTCGCGGCGCGGAGCACGAGACGGCCGAGGAGGCCATCGACCCGGCCCAGGCCGTCGACGAGCTCTTCGTGGTCTACACGCGCTTCAAGTCGATGCTGGTGCAGGAGCCGACGGCGATCCGTCTGTTCCCGCTCGAGATCGTCGAGGGGGAGGAGGCCCCGGAGGACTCCGAGGTCCTGCCCCTCTACGAGTTCGAGCCGAGCGCCGCCGAGGTGCTCGAGGCCGTGCTGCCGAAGTACCTCTACAGCCGCATCTACTCCTGCCTGCTGCAGGCGGCGGCCTCCGAGCTCGCCGCGCGCCAGAAGGCCATGAAGTCCGCGACCGACAACGCGCAGGACCTGATCGAGAAGTACACCCGACTGGCGAACCAGGCTCGCCAGGCCGGCATCACCCAAGAAATCAGCGAGATCGTGGGTGGCGCGAACGCGCTCGCCGAGGCCTCCCAGTCCGATTGA
- the atpE gene encoding ATP synthase F0 subunit C, translating to MIGYGLAAIGPGVGIGLIFAAYINGVARQPEAQSRLQTIAILGFALAEALAIIGIALAFVL from the coding sequence ATGATCGGCTACGGCCTGGCCGCCATCGGCCCGGGCGTCGGCATCGGTCTGATCTTCGCCGCCTACATCAACGGCGTCGCCCGTCAGCCCGAGGCCCAGAGCCGCCTCCAGACGATCGCGATCCTCGGCTTCGCTCTTGCCGAGGCCCTGGCCATCATCGGCATCGCGCTCGCCTTCGTCCTCTGA
- a CDS encoding F0F1 ATP synthase subunit delta, which translates to MRGSSAKSLDATLAAVSAVPGASAAQVGAELFGIVEALDSAVAARRVLTDPSIEADGKRTLAAGIFDGKVSQDALAVLQAAVGGRWAAGRDLTDGLEIAGVAAFTRAADEAGRGDELENELFEAGRVIHQSDELRQVVSDKTVPVAAKTTLLQDVFGGKVSESTLSLLGQAAVGRSGSFERVLEAFSRQVAAREDRLVAVARVAYDLDDAERQRLTDALSRRYGRAIQLNTVVDPSVIGGIAVSVGDEVVDATMSTRLEAARRRIAG; encoded by the coding sequence ATGCGCGGATCGTCTGCCAAGTCGCTCGACGCGACCCTCGCCGCGGTCTCCGCGGTGCCGGGCGCGTCGGCGGCCCAGGTCGGCGCCGAGCTGTTCGGCATCGTCGAGGCCCTCGACTCCGCCGTCGCGGCGCGTCGGGTGCTGACCGATCCCTCGATCGAGGCCGACGGCAAGCGCACGCTCGCCGCCGGCATCTTCGACGGCAAGGTCAGCCAGGACGCCCTCGCGGTCCTGCAGGCCGCGGTCGGCGGTCGCTGGGCCGCGGGTCGTGACCTCACCGACGGCCTCGAGATCGCCGGAGTCGCGGCGTTCACCCGGGCCGCCGACGAGGCCGGCCGGGGCGACGAGCTCGAGAACGAGCTGTTCGAGGCCGGTCGCGTCATCCACCAGTCCGACGAGCTGCGTCAGGTCGTCTCCGACAAGACCGTTCCGGTCGCGGCGAAGACCACCCTGCTGCAGGACGTCTTCGGTGGAAAGGTCTCCGAGTCGACCCTGTCCCTCCTGGGCCAGGCCGCGGTCGGACGCTCCGGCTCCTTCGAGCGGGTCCTCGAGGCGTTCAGCCGTCAGGTCGCAGCGCGTGAGGACCGGCTCGTCGCCGTCGCCCGCGTGGCCTACGACCTCGACGACGCCGAGCGCCAGCGGCTCACCGACGCCCTCTCGCGTCGCTACGGCCGCGCGATCCAGCTCAACACCGTGGTCGATCCGTCCGTGATCGGCGGGATCGCCGTCTCCGTGGGCGACGAGGTCGTCGACGCCACCATGTCCACCCGCCTCGAGGCCGCCCGCCGGCGCATCGCAGGCTGA
- a CDS encoding F0F1 ATP synthase subunit epsilon, with amino-acid sequence MTLQIELVAADRVVWSGEAREVIARTAEGDIGVLTGHAPLLSLLVPGVVEIHPVEGGEVLRAAVSEGFISVAADRVSILSEDTFLADEVDEAATTADLEKARSSDDELAVRRAEAKLRLIGKAS; translated from the coding sequence ATGACACTGCAGATCGAGCTCGTCGCCGCCGACCGCGTCGTGTGGTCGGGCGAGGCCCGTGAGGTCATCGCCCGTACCGCCGAGGGCGACATCGGCGTGCTCACCGGCCACGCGCCGCTGCTGTCCCTGCTGGTGCCCGGCGTCGTCGAGATCCACCCCGTGGAGGGCGGCGAGGTCCTGCGCGCCGCCGTCAGCGAGGGGTTCATCTCCGTGGCGGCCGACCGCGTGTCGATCCTGTCCGAGGACACGTTCCTCGCCGACGAGGTCGACGAGGCGGCCACCACCGCTGACCTGGAGAAGGCTCGCTCGTCCGACGACGAGCTGGCCGTCCGCCGCGCCGAGGCGAAGCTCCGCCTCATCGGCAAGGCGTCCTGA